TGAGCCCAAGGTTATCATCAGgtaaaaagtcacattattgtcctcatctgcttttgttgaCCTTTTCACATCAGAAGCAGCAAAAGCTTCTTTGGGCTCCACAACTTTGACAATGACAGTAGCTGTTGCTGAGAGTGACACGTTCCCATTGTCTTTGACCAGTATGAGCAGTTTGTGCTCAGcctcgtctgtctctgtgaatgAGCGAAGTGTTCTGATCTGTCCTGTATAGCGGTCCAAACCAAAGAGACTGTGGTCAGTAacttcctgcagtgaaaacagtaaCCAGCCGTTATATCCTATATCAGCGTCATAGGCTCTGACTTTAGTCACCAAGTGTCCTGCGTTCACATTGCGGGGAATCTCCTCCACACCTTCAGCAGAACCGTTGGAGCTGACTGGATACAGGATGACTGGAGCGTTGTCGTTCTGATCCAGAATAAACACGTTCACTGTGACGTTGCTGCTCAGTGACGGAGTTCCAGAATCTGACGCAACAACGTGGAACTGGAAAGTTTTAACTGTTTCAAAGTCGAAACTTTTCAGAGCCATGATGTCTCCGTTCTCAGAGTTAATATTTAGAAACGAGGACAATTTATCCCCGCTAACATCtctcaaaatatgatatgaAACGAGAGCATTATTGTCTTCGTCACGATCAGAGGCTTTTACTGAAAACACTGAGGCTGCGGGACTGTTATTCTCAGTGATATAAAACGAATAGGGGCTCGATGAAAACTCTGGACTGTTGTCATTCACATCTGATACAACGACGCTTATAGTCTTTTCTGTTAAAAACGAAGGTTCGCCTGTATCTTTTGCAGTAATGGTGACGTCATATTGAGAAATAACTTCCCTGTCCAGCTGTGACCTGGTGACAACAGCGAACATGTTTTCTTGCAGCGATGGAGACAGAGTGAAGGGAACATCATCTTTAATTGAGCAAATTATTTTACCGTTGATTCCAGAGTCTAAATCACCGACACTAATGAGAGCAACTGTTGTTCCTATTTTTGAATCCTCCTTGATGGAGTTTGAAAACGAAGTCACCTCTATCTCGGGAGCATTATCATTAACATCAACAACAGTTATCGTAACACTTTTGTCAGTTGTGAGAGGGGCTGGTCCTTTATCAGACGCCTGAATATCAATTTCATAACTTTTACTCTTTTCGAAATCTATCGGACCTGTTACTTGAATCTCACCAGTGATTGGATCGATACTGAATAAATCCATTACTTTCAAATCAACTTCGTTACCAAACGAATATATTATTTCTCCGTTTGCACCCTGGTCCGAATCAGTTGCATTAACCTGAATCACCACAGTGCCAACGGGAACGTTTTCTTTAAGAGTGGCAGAATACAGCTCCTTTGTGAACACGGGCGAGTTGTCATTAACATCAAGTACGTCCACAATTATTTCTATATTACCAGACTTCACCGGTTTTCCTCCATCAACCGCCGTGAGACGTAGCTTATGTTTCCCTGCTGCTTCTCTATCCAGCTGCTTCTGCAGAACTAAAAATGGCACTTTACGGTCCTCGCCTCGATCTTTGACTTCTACCCTGAAATACTCGTTATGGCTGAGTTTGTATTGCTGAATGGAGAACTGGCCTACGTCGGGGTCCCGCGCCGCTTGCAGTTGAAATCTCGCCCCTGCTAGAGCCGACTCGGAAATCTCGAGCcgcttttctttctctggaaaCACGGGCGAGTGATCGTTTATGT
This window of the Paralichthys olivaceus isolate ysfri-2021 chromosome 9, ASM2471397v2, whole genome shotgun sequence genome carries:
- the LOC109642908 gene encoding protocadherin alpha-3-like isoform X23, which codes for MEQRGQCKSWRKRCWFFLMVVLDVLWNGAFAQIRYSISEEVEDGTVVGNIAKDLGLDKSALKDRGYRIVTGSAEPLFQVNQNDGVLYVKRGIDREEVCERTSPCLIQLKTVLENPLEIHYVTVEILDINDHSPVFPEKEKRLEISESALAGARFQLQAARDPDVGQFSIQQYKLSHNEYFRVEVKDRGEDRKVPFLVLQKQLDREAAGKHKLRLTAVDGGKPVKSGNIEIIVDVLDVNDNSPVFTKELYSATLKENVPVGTVVIQVNATDSDQGANGEIIYSFGNEVDLKVMDLFSIDPITGEIQVTGPIDFEKSKSYEIDIQASDKGPAPLTTDKSVTITVVDVNDNAPEIEVTSFSNSIKEDSKIGTTVALISVGDLDSGINGKIICSIKDDVPFTLSPSLQENMFAVVTRSQLDREVISQYDVTITAKDTGEPSFLTEKTISVVVSDVNDNSPEFSSSPYSFYITENNSPAASVFSVKASDRDEDNNALVSYHILRDVSGDKLSSFLNINSENGDIMALKSFDFETVKTFQFHVVASDSGTPSLSSNVTVNVFILDQNDNAPVILYPVSSNGSAEGVEEIPRNVNAGHLVTKVRAYDADIGYNGWLLFSLQEVTDHSLFGLDRYTGQIRTLRSFTETDEAEHKLLILVKDNGNVSLSATATVIVKVVEPKEAFAASDVKRSTKADEDNNVTFYLMITLGSVSALFLISIIVLISMQCSKSTDFTSKYLQEPNYDGTLCHSIQYRSGDKRYMLVGPRMSIGSTIVPGSHANTLVLPDRRGTSGEPKAPNADWRYSASLRAGGVMQSSVHMEESSVMQGAQGVLVQNWPTASSAAARYVTLHCASAQLTDGLARQDAEGGEVSPPMGAGVDSNSWHFRYGPGGPGAPPQHLKPGEVPPEAFIIPGSPAIISIRQNQGGEDDKSDFITFGKKEEAKKKKKKKKEKKDKKDKGKDDDE